The Bacteroidales bacterium genome has a window encoding:
- a CDS encoding ubiquinone/menaquinone biosynthesis methyltransferase has protein sequence MEHPLQHYYSRIYRTYDLVNRLFTFGLDKKWRKITVNECLSVNPRNVLDLCCGTGDLAIEIQKKAGTNCTVTGFDLNPEMLSVASHKSEKDNLNIEFIRGDAATMPFTDESFDCITIGFGFRNLTWQNPSAANHIAEISRVLKIGGKLLILESSQPSNGFIRFFYSVYLKSVLVPLGGILSGNWNAYRYLAGSSAGFYTFNELRSMLEPFGLDLHMKHRFLFGSANLLEVIKSAK, from the coding sequence ATGGAACATCCACTCCAACACTATTACTCCCGTATTTACCGCACATACGATCTGGTTAACAGGCTTTTTACTTTTGGTCTCGATAAAAAATGGAGAAAGATTACGGTTAACGAATGCCTGTCGGTAAATCCCCGGAATGTGCTTGATCTTTGCTGTGGTACAGGCGACCTTGCCATCGAAATACAAAAGAAGGCCGGCACGAACTGCACAGTGACCGGGTTTGATTTGAACCCTGAAATGCTTTCAGTTGCCAGTCATAAATCGGAGAAAGATAATCTGAATATTGAATTCATCCGCGGGGATGCCGCTACAATGCCTTTCACTGACGAATCATTTGACTGCATTACAATCGGTTTCGGTTTCAGAAACCTTACCTGGCAAAATCCGTCAGCCGCTAACCATATCGCTGAAATCAGCCGGGTTCTTAAAATCGGCGGCAAACTGCTGATCCTTGAAAGTTCGCAGCCCTCAAACGGATTCATCCGGTTTTTTTATTCGGTATATCTTAAATCTGTGTTGGTGCCGCTTGGCGGTATCCTTTCGGGCAACTGGAATGCTTACCGTTACCTTGCCGGATCATCCGCCGGTTTCTATACATTCAATGAACTAAGGTCAATGCTTGAACCGTTTGGTCTGGATCTTCATATGAAGCACCGTTTTCTTTTCGGATCGGCAAATCTGCTTGAAGTCATTAAATCAGCGAAGTGA
- a CDS encoding aldolase/citrate lyase family protein — translation MVYTSGNHGEGIRSDCFMSLEVLSAGGIQIDLRSKVKALYGRSITGLCLEMFQFFEIEHARLEIDDSGALPFTLAARLEAAINLLRPQNKEYLLPVLPQNIYSTDRDRDRITRLYLPGNNPKLMINAGIYGSDGIILDLEDAVSPEKKHEARILVRNALRSVDFYGAERMVRINQVPAGLDDLRWCIGHPVNLILIPKCESAEQVILTDTKITQILGAKNTSIFLMPILETACGILNAQEIAGASDQVVAMAIGLEDYTADIGVSRTPEGKESLFARNMLINAAVSAGKQPIDSVFSDFENVEAIARAASESRAMGFAGMGCIHPRQVSIIRENFLPAASEIDKARKIALAFYKAQEQGSSVVALESKMIDPPVVKRALGIIAKAVKYGKLQPNWRENNE, via the coding sequence ATGGTATACACATCCGGTAATCACGGCGAAGGTATCCGGTCGGACTGTTTTATGAGCCTGGAGGTATTGTCAGCCGGCGGAATTCAAATTGATCTCAGGAGCAAAGTCAAAGCATTATACGGTCGTTCGATCACCGGATTATGCCTGGAAATGTTTCAATTCTTTGAAATTGAACACGCCAGGCTTGAAATTGATGATTCAGGTGCCCTTCCATTTACACTTGCTGCACGGCTCGAAGCTGCTATTAACCTGTTAAGGCCTCAAAATAAAGAATACCTTCTGCCGGTTTTACCACAAAATATTTATTCGACTGACAGGGATAGAGACCGGATTACCCGGTTGTACCTTCCGGGAAATAATCCCAAGTTGATGATCAATGCCGGTATTTATGGCAGTGACGGAATCATTCTTGACCTCGAGGATGCCGTTTCCCCTGAGAAAAAGCATGAGGCCCGGATTCTAGTCAGGAACGCACTTCGTTCGGTTGATTTCTATGGTGCCGAAAGAATGGTACGAATCAACCAGGTTCCGGCCGGTCTGGATGACCTCCGCTGGTGTATCGGGCACCCGGTTAACCTTATCCTCATTCCGAAGTGCGAATCAGCCGAACAGGTGATCCTGACCGATACAAAAATCACGCAAATACTGGGAGCCAAAAATACTTCCATCTTTTTAATGCCTATTCTTGAAACGGCTTGTGGTATTCTGAATGCACAGGAAATAGCCGGTGCATCGGACCAGGTAGTGGCAATGGCAATAGGACTCGAAGATTACACGGCAGATATAGGTGTTTCAAGAACCCCGGAAGGTAAAGAAAGCCTGTTTGCCCGCAATATGCTTATAAATGCTGCAGTTTCAGCCGGGAAACAACCAATTGATTCGGTGTTTTCCGATTTTGAAAACGTGGAAGCCATTGCCCGTGCTGCATCAGAGTCAAGAGCCATGGGATTTGCAGGTATGGGTTGTATTCACCCTCGCCAGGTAAGTATTATCCGTGAAAATTTTTTACCTGCTGCAAGTGAAATTGATAAGGCCAGGAAAATCGCTCTCGCTTTTTATAAGGCACAGGAACAAGGTTCATCAGTTGTAGCATTGGAATCGAAAATGATTGATCCCCCGGTTGTGAAGAGAGCGCTGGGTATAATCGCCAAGGCAGTAAAATATGGAAAGTTGCAGCCAAACTGGAGGGAAAACAATGAGTGA
- the citF gene encoding citrate lyase subunit alpha, giving the protein MSDHIQNAAGRWVPKTVNGKPLVPYLGVGKYRPEGHRYSPEIPTNSDFPADGNKEVPTLKEALVKAGLRDGMTISTHHHFREGDLVAQMVFDCAFELGVKDLCWFPSASFSCHAPLLKYLENGTISHIEGSMNGPLGKFCSQGKMKKTAVLRSHGGRYQAIQDGDVMIDIAVIGAGCADPFGNANGVTGQSASGSLGFAVADSQFAGKVIVVTDNMVPFPCIPWQIQGNYVDYTVKVDRVGIPEKIVSGTTQVTRSPDRLLLAQLTAKFCEITGIIHDGFSFQAGAGGTALSVGNYFADIMRSKGIKARFARGGSNKYLVQMLEEGLVEYILDGQTFDLDGVRSIRDNPRHVMTSPFVSYNYHGKGNFASMIDVVILGATEIDVNFNANVVTHSDGYLLHGIGGWQNCLFGKTVIIPVPLFRDRIPVIRDEVTTLCGPGELIDVVVTERGIAINPLRQDLIEKTKDSGLPIKTIQELKDEAEAICGIPEKPEFDDQIVAVIKWVDGTVIDVVRKVSER; this is encoded by the coding sequence ATGAGTGATCATATACAAAATGCAGCCGGAAGATGGGTACCGAAAACAGTAAATGGGAAACCCTTAGTACCCTATCTGGGTGTGGGAAAATACCGTCCGGAGGGGCATCGTTACTCACCGGAGATTCCAACGAACAGTGATTTTCCGGCCGACGGGAATAAAGAAGTTCCCACATTAAAAGAGGCACTTGTAAAAGCCGGCTTAAGGGACGGAATGACAATTTCAACCCATCATCATTTCAGAGAAGGTGATTTGGTTGCACAGATGGTTTTTGACTGCGCGTTTGAACTCGGAGTGAAAGACCTGTGCTGGTTTCCTTCAGCCTCCTTCTCGTGTCATGCCCCGTTGCTGAAATATCTCGAAAACGGCACTATCAGCCATATTGAGGGAAGCATGAACGGGCCTCTCGGCAAATTCTGCTCCCAGGGGAAAATGAAAAAAACAGCTGTTCTCCGGTCACACGGCGGAAGATACCAGGCCATACAGGACGGTGATGTAATGATAGACATAGCCGTAATCGGTGCAGGCTGCGCCGATCCGTTCGGCAATGCAAACGGCGTAACGGGACAGTCGGCAAGCGGGTCTCTTGGCTTTGCAGTAGCGGATTCACAGTTTGCCGGTAAAGTGATCGTTGTAACCGACAATATGGTACCCTTTCCTTGCATTCCCTGGCAGATACAGGGAAATTACGTCGATTACACGGTGAAAGTCGACAGGGTGGGTATACCTGAAAAAATAGTCTCCGGTACCACACAGGTTACAAGAAGTCCTGATCGCCTGCTCCTGGCACAACTCACTGCAAAATTCTGTGAGATCACAGGAATTATCCATGACGGTTTTTCGTTCCAGGCCGGTGCCGGTGGTACTGCCTTGTCGGTGGGGAATTATTTTGCCGACATCATGCGCAGCAAAGGTATAAAAGCCCGTTTCGCAAGAGGAGGAAGCAACAAATACCTTGTGCAGATGCTTGAGGAGGGACTTGTTGAATACATTCTTGACGGGCAAACATTCGATCTGGATGGTGTCCGCTCCATCAGGGATAATCCCAGGCATGTTATGACAAGCCCGTTTGTGAGCTATAATTACCATGGAAAGGGAAATTTTGCCAGCATGATCGATGTGGTGATCCTGGGCGCCACCGAAATTGATGTGAACTTCAATGCCAATGTGGTTACACATTCTGACGGTTATCTTCTGCATGGCATAGGAGGATGGCAGAACTGCCTTTTCGGAAAAACGGTAATCATCCCGGTGCCCCTGTTCCGTGACCGTATTCCGGTCATCCGGGATGAAGTGACCACCCTTTGCGGCCCGGGTGAACTTATTGATGTGGTTGTCACCGAAAGGGGCATTGCCATCAATCCTCTCCGGCAGGACCTGATTGAAAAGACAAAGGACTCGGGACTCCCCATAAAAACGATTCAGGAACTGAAGGATGAGGCTGAAGCCATTTGCGGAATACCTGAAAAGCCGGAATTTGATGATCAGATTGTGGCAGTAATTAAATGGGTGGACGGAACGGTGATTGATGTAGTGAGGAAGGTCAGTGAGAGGTGA
- the gltX gene encoding glutamate--tRNA ligase, with translation MSRRVRVRFAPSPTGPLHIGGVRTALFNYLFALRNNGDFILRIEDTDQARFVPGAEEYIIESLKWCGLHYSEGPDKEGPHSPYRQSLRKEIYRQYAEKLVSEGNAYYAFDEPQVLDTIRKEYESDGKNFQYDSSTRLKMRNSLTLGETETIELLETGAPHVIRFKMPENHEVVVKDIIRGEVKVNTSLLDDKVLYKGDGLPTYHLANIVDDYLMEITHVIRGEEWLPSLPLHVLLYRALGWENVMPEFAHLPLILKPNGQGKLSKRDGDKMGFPVFPLQWTDPFSGEVSSGYRESGYFPEAMVNILAFLGWNPGTEKEIFSMCELADAFSLDRVGKSGSHFDPEKAKWYNQQYLRSKSDADLAAFFVPVVQQKGHPVQLDYLKKVAAHVKERLVFVKDFWDQAFYFFEAPASYDQQMVKKVWKEDTYRIVVEVKSIFEGLTDFSSQSMEAAVNQYVTENQIGFGKVATPLRLLIVGSGMGPHLFDIMEMIGKSETVRRIDIGLKSFQS, from the coding sequence ATGTCCAGAAGAGTCAGAGTGCGCTTTGCGCCTAGTCCAACAGGTCCCCTGCACATCGGCGGGGTCCGGACAGCTTTGTTTAACTATCTGTTTGCCCTCAGGAACAATGGTGATTTTATTCTGAGGATTGAAGACACCGACCAGGCCAGGTTTGTGCCGGGAGCCGAAGAATACATTATTGAATCACTCAAGTGGTGTGGCCTTCATTATTCCGAAGGTCCTGACAAAGAAGGACCTCACAGCCCTTACAGGCAAAGCCTGAGAAAAGAAATTTACAGGCAGTATGCCGAAAAACTGGTATCTGAAGGCAATGCTTATTATGCATTTGATGAGCCCCAGGTACTGGACACGATTCGCAAAGAGTACGAATCGGATGGAAAGAACTTCCAGTATGACAGTTCCACCCGTTTAAAAATGAGAAATTCCCTTACGCTGGGTGAAACTGAAACCATTGAACTTCTTGAAACAGGTGCTCCGCATGTAATCCGGTTCAAAATGCCTGAAAACCATGAAGTCGTTGTTAAAGACATAATCCGGGGTGAGGTTAAGGTGAACACATCATTGCTGGATGACAAGGTGTTATATAAAGGTGACGGTCTTCCCACGTATCACCTGGCCAACATTGTGGATGATTATCTGATGGAAATCACCCATGTGATCAGGGGAGAAGAATGGCTTCCCTCGTTGCCCCTGCATGTGCTGTTATACAGGGCTCTGGGATGGGAAAATGTGATGCCGGAATTCGCTCATCTGCCCCTTATTCTGAAACCCAATGGACAGGGAAAACTCAGTAAACGCGACGGTGATAAAATGGGATTCCCCGTATTCCCCCTGCAATGGACGGATCCGTTCTCAGGTGAAGTTTCATCTGGTTACCGTGAATCGGGGTATTTTCCTGAAGCCATGGTGAACATCCTGGCGTTCCTGGGCTGGAATCCGGGCACCGAAAAGGAGATTTTCTCGATGTGCGAACTTGCGGATGCATTCAGCCTTGACCGGGTAGGGAAATCAGGTTCGCACTTCGATCCTGAAAAGGCAAAATGGTACAACCAGCAATATCTCCGTTCGAAATCAGATGCCGATCTGGCTGCCTTTTTTGTACCCGTGGTTCAGCAGAAAGGACACCCGGTTCAATTGGATTATCTTAAAAAAGTGGCTGCTCACGTTAAGGAAAGGCTTGTTTTTGTAAAGGATTTCTGGGACCAGGCTTTCTATTTCTTTGAAGCCCCGGCTTCTTATGATCAGCAGATGGTTAAAAAGGTTTGGAAAGAAGATACGTACCGCATTGTGGTTGAAGTCAAATCAATTTTTGAAGGGTTAACTGATTTCAGTTCACAAAGCATGGAAGCAGCCGTGAATCAATATGTCACCGAAAATCAGATAGGCTTCGGCAAAGTGGCAACTCCTCTCAGGCTCCTGATCGTCGGTTCAGGCATGGGTCCCCATTTGTTTGATATCATGGAAATGATAGGAAAGAGTGAGACGGTGAGGAGGATTGATATAGGATTGAAATCCTTTCAATCTTAA
- a CDS encoding PaaI family thioesterase has translation MINKLNEICRGTFISFLGIEFLNYGDDFLEASMPVDNKLQPMGLLHGGASLALAETIASGGSYLHVDASKYDVVGLQVSGNHLSPVSEGMLYARADIIHRGRKTHVWDVRIKSDTGKLISVVRVTMMIIKKKQHPDAGSIEQ, from the coding sequence ATGATCAACAAACTGAATGAAATCTGCCGCGGAACCTTTATCAGTTTTCTCGGTATTGAATTTCTGAACTATGGTGACGATTTCCTTGAAGCATCAATGCCGGTAGATAATAAACTTCAGCCAATGGGTCTTTTGCATGGAGGAGCTTCACTTGCGCTTGCTGAAACTATTGCCAGCGGAGGATCTTATTTGCATGTTGATGCTTCAAAATATGATGTGGTAGGATTGCAGGTTTCCGGTAATCATTTGTCACCGGTAAGTGAAGGGATGCTTTATGCAAGGGCTGATATTATCCACAGGGGTCGGAAAACGCATGTATGGGATGTGAGAATCAAGAGTGATACGGGTAAACTAATTTCTGTGGTTCGGGTTACTATGATGATCATAAAAAAGAAACAACATCCTGATGCCGGAAGTATTGAACAATAG
- a CDS encoding chorismate-binding protein: MPEVLNNSTTLQEAISLCLHRNLHFAAYRLPGEKNSTLVIQQDPVVQIPAKMDHHLPDKGFLIAPFSREHNETWLIRPDIILHNTTTGDQFERLQHLPEHDPYPLSPFPDDTTQAEYIKLISDSVIKIKRGDFEKVVLSRVKSVKGKFRMLMPQVFTALCSAYPDAFVYLFFVKGQCWIGASPEPFVCSHDQRLKTVSLAGTRPLNKYNLDIANWNHKELEEQKYVTRHIEKILNGFDINHVEKNGPYVIRAGNLLHLRTDFSFDRKMVGRRLPALIHALHPTPAVCGMSTGQAMDFIRNFEKHNREFYAGFLGPVGFTDKVCLFVNLRCMKVYDDRLILYIGGGITGESMPEEEWEETEIKADTLLSVIKEMQ; this comes from the coding sequence ATGCCGGAAGTATTGAACAATAGTACCACCCTACAGGAGGCAATCTCACTTTGTCTTCACCGGAATTTACATTTTGCAGCCTACAGGTTACCAGGCGAAAAGAATTCAACGCTTGTTATACAGCAGGATCCGGTAGTGCAGATCCCGGCAAAAATGGATCATCATCTTCCGGACAAAGGATTTCTGATCGCTCCCTTTTCAAGGGAACATAATGAAACCTGGTTAATCCGGCCTGATATCATTCTTCATAACACAACCACAGGCGATCAGTTTGAAAGGCTTCAGCACCTTCCTGAACATGATCCGTATCCGCTTTCTCCTTTTCCCGATGATACAACCCAAGCAGAATATATTAAGCTCATCAGCGATTCAGTGATTAAAATCAAAAGAGGTGATTTTGAAAAAGTTGTATTATCAAGGGTTAAATCAGTGAAGGGAAAATTCAGAATGCTTATGCCGCAGGTTTTTACGGCGTTGTGTTCTGCCTACCCTGATGCATTTGTTTATCTTTTCTTTGTTAAAGGTCAGTGCTGGATTGGTGCCAGTCCCGAACCCTTTGTCTGCTCACACGATCAGCGATTGAAAACCGTTTCCCTGGCCGGGACCAGACCATTGAACAAATATAATCTTGATATCGCCAACTGGAATCATAAAGAACTCGAAGAGCAGAAATATGTAACCCGGCATATTGAGAAAATCCTGAATGGATTTGATATAAATCATGTTGAAAAAAACGGCCCTTATGTGATCCGGGCAGGGAACCTGCTGCATTTAAGAACCGATTTCTCATTTGACCGGAAAATGGTTGGCCGAAGATTGCCGGCACTTATCCATGCCCTGCATCCCACTCCTGCCGTTTGCGGGATGTCGACAGGACAGGCGATGGATTTTATCCGGAATTTCGAAAAACATAACCGTGAATTCTATGCCGGATTTCTCGGACCGGTTGGCTTTACCGATAAGGTATGCCTGTTTGTGAATCTCAGATGCATGAAAGTGTATGACGACAGGCTTATTCTGTACATTGGAGGTGGAATTACAGGTGAATCAATGCCTGAAGAGGAATGGGAAGAAACAGAAATCAAGGCTGACACATTGCTTTCGGTTATTAAAGAGATGCAGTGA